A genomic window from Pseudonocardia broussonetiae includes:
- a CDS encoding S1C family serine protease, whose amino-acid sequence MANDTPGSDAQGAVPDDPRAAETTFHPRPDTPSGDPYARPGPAAPAPTSAPTSSTAAEQPTGPGQQHRGGQHGPGQYGAGPSSSGQYGAVPSSAGPYGPGQDRYGRQPGGYGPPTAAYGAAPGYGNGSGQYAQGAGQSGTGAYGAYQGAPATPERKRGRGGLVAVGLVAALLGGGVGGAVGATLAGGGEGSGGSSGVLSAPVPDVAESSAPAGEIEAVAARVLPSVVRLIVQGASGAGEGSGMVLSADGLLLTNNHVVEAAAGGGGTIVVVFQDGSTAPADLVGRDPSSDLAVIRAQNVSGLTPIELGNSDAVRVGQPVVAFGSPLGLGGSVTSGIISAVDRAVSVGEESGASEATVLSALQTDAAINPGNSGGPLTDMQGRVVGINSVIATTGDQGGSIGVGFSIPINQARRTAQELETTGRATRAVLGAGVSRGGELNGATLASIVPGGPAEAAGLRPGQVVTRVGDRTVSNGDDLIAAVRENAPGDRVTLIVDGQEVVVTLGGETG is encoded by the coding sequence ATGGCGAACGACACCCCCGGCTCCGACGCGCAGGGAGCCGTTCCCGACGACCCCCGCGCCGCCGAGACGACCTTCCACCCGCGGCCCGACACGCCCTCCGGCGACCCGTACGCGCGGCCGGGACCTGCGGCGCCCGCTCCGACGTCCGCACCGACGTCCTCCACGGCTGCGGAGCAGCCGACCGGGCCGGGGCAGCAGCACAGGGGTGGCCAGCACGGTCCCGGTCAGTACGGCGCCGGTCCGTCGTCCTCGGGCCAGTACGGCGCCGTCCCGTCCTCGGCCGGTCCGTACGGACCGGGCCAGGACCGGTACGGCCGGCAGCCGGGCGGGTACGGCCCGCCGACGGCCGCCTACGGTGCCGCGCCCGGGTACGGCAACGGCTCCGGGCAGTACGCGCAGGGCGCGGGGCAGTCCGGCACCGGCGCCTACGGCGCGTACCAGGGTGCGCCCGCCACGCCGGAGCGGAAGCGGGGCCGGGGCGGGCTCGTCGCCGTCGGGCTGGTGGCGGCGCTGCTCGGCGGCGGCGTCGGCGGTGCGGTCGGCGCCACGCTGGCCGGGGGCGGCGAGGGCAGCGGCGGCTCGTCGGGCGTGCTGAGCGCGCCGGTGCCGGACGTCGCGGAGTCGTCGGCGCCCGCGGGCGAGATCGAGGCGGTCGCCGCGCGCGTGCTGCCCTCGGTCGTGCGGCTGATCGTGCAGGGCGCCTCCGGCGCGGGCGAGGGGTCGGGCATGGTGCTCAGCGCCGACGGCCTGCTGCTCACCAACAACCACGTCGTCGAGGCCGCGGCCGGTGGCGGCGGCACGATCGTCGTCGTCTTCCAGGACGGCAGCACCGCGCCCGCCGACCTGGTCGGCCGCGACCCCAGCTCCGACCTCGCCGTCATCCGCGCGCAGAACGTGTCCGGCCTGACGCCGATCGAGCTCGGCAACTCCGACGCCGTGCGCGTCGGTCAGCCCGTCGTCGCCTTCGGGTCGCCGCTGGGCCTGGGCGGCTCGGTGACCTCGGGGATCATCAGCGCCGTCGACCGCGCGGTGAGCGTGGGCGAGGAGTCCGGCGCCAGCGAGGCCACCGTCCTGTCCGCGCTGCAGACCGACGCGGCGATCAACCCGGGCAACTCCGGCGGGCCGCTGACCGACATGCAGGGCCGCGTCGTCGGCATCAACTCCGTGATCGCGACGACCGGCGACCAGGGCGGCTCGATCGGCGTCGGCTTCTCCATCCCGATCAACCAGGCCCGGCGCACGGCGCAGGAGCTGGAGACCACCGGGCGGGCCACCCGCGCGGTGCTCGGCGCCGGGGTCAGCCGCGGCGGCGAGCTGAACGGGGCGACGCTCGCGTCGATCGTGCCGGGCGGTCCCGCGGAGGCCGCCGGGCTGCGGCCCGGGCAGGTCGTCACCCGGGTCGGCGACCGCACCGTGAGCAACGGCGACGACCTGATCGCCGCCGTCCGGGAGAACGCGCCCGGCGACCGGGTGACGCTGATCGTGGACGGTCAGGAGGTCGTCGTCACCCTCGGTGGCGAGACGGGCTGA
- a CDS encoding HAMP domain-containing sensor histidine kinase has translation MNRPDGSVARVEMLDRFSLRSRIGILAALVAALAVVLVSLAAFLTVRSNILATLDSNLFQRALAAAQSELADPLQLSTIPPEVLGAGDIRIALLAANGSAQSAEGQLSAPPIEGPELEVARGLAASSVRTASIGRDPYRVVAVQAGGGRALVMGQRLDPTQQVLTKLAFALPVVGVIGIAVAGLAGVAVARAGLRPVQRLTSATERVAATGDLRPIPVGGADELARLTMSFNEMLGTLAASQEQQRRLVADAGHELRTPLTSMRTNLELLAAASRPGAPTLPDADRVEILADVHAQVEELTTLVGDLVELARDDAPLVVHQPVELTDVVDRALERVKRRAGDTAFDVTVVPWTLLGDETALERAVLNLLDNAVKWSPPGGTVTVAMRQLDGWSVLLEVTDQGPGIADEDLPRVFDRFYRADRARTMPGSGLGLAIVRQVAVRHGGAVWAGRGPDGGAQLTLRLPGRSPGGVPQTGQ, from the coding sequence GTGAACCGGCCCGACGGCTCGGTCGCGCGCGTCGAGATGCTCGACCGCTTCTCCTTGCGTTCGCGCATCGGCATCCTCGCCGCGCTGGTGGCGGCGCTCGCGGTGGTGCTCGTGTCGCTCGCCGCGTTCCTGACGGTGCGCTCCAACATCCTCGCGACGCTCGACTCCAACCTGTTCCAGCGGGCGCTGGCGGCCGCGCAGAGCGAGCTGGCCGACCCGCTGCAGCTCTCCACGATCCCGCCGGAGGTCCTGGGCGCCGGCGACATCCGGATCGCGCTGCTCGCCGCGAACGGCAGCGCGCAGTCGGCGGAGGGGCAGCTGTCCGCGCCGCCCATCGAGGGGCCGGAGCTCGAGGTGGCGCGCGGGCTGGCGGCGTCGTCGGTGCGGACGGCGTCGATCGGGCGGGACCCGTACCGCGTCGTCGCCGTGCAGGCGGGCGGGGGACGCGCGCTCGTCATGGGGCAGCGGCTCGACCCGACCCAGCAGGTGCTGACGAAGCTGGCGTTCGCGCTGCCCGTCGTCGGCGTCATCGGGATCGCGGTGGCCGGGCTCGCCGGGGTGGCGGTGGCGCGTGCCGGGCTGCGGCCGGTGCAGCGGCTGACGTCGGCGACCGAGCGGGTGGCGGCGACGGGCGACCTGCGGCCGATCCCCGTCGGCGGGGCCGACGAGCTCGCGCGGCTCACGATGAGCTTCAACGAGATGCTCGGGACGCTCGCGGCGTCGCAGGAGCAGCAGCGCCGCCTCGTCGCCGACGCCGGGCACGAGCTGCGCACCCCGCTGACGTCGATGCGGACCAACCTGGAGCTGCTCGCCGCCGCCAGCCGGCCGGGCGCCCCGACCCTGCCCGACGCCGACCGCGTCGAGATCCTCGCCGACGTCCACGCGCAGGTGGAGGAGCTGACGACGCTCGTGGGCGACCTCGTCGAGCTCGCCCGCGACGACGCCCCGCTCGTCGTGCACCAGCCGGTGGAGCTGACCGACGTCGTCGACCGGGCGCTGGAGCGGGTCAAGCGCCGGGCGGGCGACACCGCCTTCGACGTCACCGTCGTGCCGTGGACCCTCCTGGGCGACGAGACGGCGCTGGAGCGCGCGGTGCTCAACCTGCTCGACAACGCGGTGAAGTGGAGCCCGCCGGGCGGCACCGTCACGGTGGCGATGCGGCAGCTCGACGGCTGGTCGGTGCTGCTCGAGGTCACCGACCAGGGGCCCGGCATCGCCGACGAGGACCTCCCGCGCGTGTTCGACCGCTTCTACCGCGCCGACCGCGCCCGCACCATGCCCGGCTCCGGGCTGGGGCTCGCGATCGTGCGCCAGGTCGCCGTCCGGCACGGGGGAGCGGTGTGGGCCGGCCGGGGCCCCGACGGGGGTGCGCAGCTGACGCTGCGGCTGCCCGGACGCTCCCCGGGCGGGGTCCCGCAGACCGGGCAGTAG
- a CDS encoding response regulator transcription factor has translation MRILVVDDDRAVRDSLRRSLAFHGYQVDVAVDGQAALDAVEAQRPDAMVLDVMMPRLDGLEVCRRLRGAGDALPILVLTARDAVSERVSGLDAGADDYLPKPFALEELLARLRALLRRRTPDEIAAATGQSQVLEFADLSLDPDTRDVRRGDRAISLTRTEFSLLELLLAHPRRVLSRSQILEQVWGYDFPTTGNALEVYIGYLRRKTEAEGEPRLIHTVRGVGYVLRDTPP, from the coding sequence ATGCGCATCCTCGTGGTCGACGACGACCGGGCCGTGCGCGACTCGCTACGCCGGTCGCTCGCCTTCCACGGCTACCAGGTCGACGTCGCGGTGGACGGGCAGGCCGCGCTCGACGCGGTGGAGGCGCAGCGGCCGGACGCGATGGTCCTCGACGTCATGATGCCGCGCCTGGACGGGCTGGAGGTCTGCCGGCGGCTGCGCGGCGCCGGTGACGCTCTGCCGATCCTCGTGCTCACCGCGCGCGACGCGGTGTCGGAGCGGGTCTCCGGGCTCGACGCGGGCGCCGACGACTACCTGCCCAAGCCGTTCGCGCTGGAGGAGCTGCTGGCGCGGCTGCGGGCGCTGCTGCGCCGCCGCACCCCCGACGAGATCGCCGCGGCGACCGGGCAGAGCCAGGTGCTGGAGTTCGCCGACCTCTCGCTCGACCCCGACACCCGTGACGTCCGCCGCGGCGACCGCGCGATCAGCCTGACCCGCACCGAGTTCTCGCTCCTGGAGCTGCTGCTCGCGCACCCGCGGCGGGTGCTGTCGCGGTCGCAGATCCTCGAGCAGGTGTGGGGCTACGACTTCCCGACCACCGGCAACGCGCTGGAGGTCTACATCGGCTACCTGCGCCGCAAGACCGAGGCCGAGGGCGAGCCGCGGCTGATCCACACCGTGCGCGGGGTCGGCTACGTGCTGCGGGACACGCCGCCGTGA
- a CDS encoding ABC transporter permease, with amino-acid sequence MTAVHTGPGSVLTDALTLSGRSVRLARRNVDTLVMSIVLPVLMMLLFVLVLGGAIDTGGAYLTYVVPGIVVLCTGYGASATAMSVTHDMTGGMVDRLRSMPVHASAVLTGHVVASVTRNAVSTTLVVAVAVALGFRPSAGVVEWVLAAGLLLLYVLALSWLAAAFGVVARTVESAGLLSFLMLFLPYLSSAFVPTATMPAFLRGIGEHQPITSVVETVRALLTGAPADRGGVALAWTLGLLVAGVVLASVLFRRRTRA; translated from the coding sequence GTGACCGCCGTGCACACCGGCCCGGGGTCGGTGCTGACCGACGCGCTGACGCTGTCGGGCCGCAGCGTCCGGCTGGCGCGGCGCAACGTCGACACGCTCGTGATGTCGATCGTCCTGCCGGTGCTGATGATGCTGCTGTTCGTCCTCGTGCTCGGCGGCGCCATCGACACCGGCGGCGCCTACCTCACCTACGTCGTGCCGGGGATCGTCGTCCTCTGCACCGGCTACGGCGCGTCGGCGACGGCGATGTCGGTGACCCACGACATGACCGGCGGCATGGTCGACCGGCTGCGGTCGATGCCCGTCCACGCCTCCGCGGTGCTCACCGGGCACGTGGTCGCGAGCGTCACGCGCAACGCGGTGTCGACGACGCTGGTGGTCGCGGTGGCCGTCGCGCTCGGGTTCCGGCCGTCCGCGGGCGTCGTCGAGTGGGTGCTGGCGGCCGGGCTCCTGCTGCTCTACGTGCTGGCGCTGTCGTGGCTGGCCGCCGCGTTCGGGGTGGTGGCGAGGACCGTGGAGTCGGCGGGGCTCCTGAGCTTCCTCATGCTGTTCCTGCCCTACCTGAGCAGCGCGTTCGTCCCGACGGCCACGATGCCGGCGTTCCTGCGGGGGATCGGTGAGCACCAGCCGATCACGTCGGTCGTCGAGACCGTCCGGGCGCTGCTGACCGGCGCTCCGGCCGACCGGGGCGGCGTGGCGCTGGCCTGGACGCTCGGGCTGCTGGTCGCGGGCGTCGTGCTGGCCTCGGTGCTGTTCCGGCGGCGCACGCGGGCGTGA
- a CDS encoding ATP-binding cassette domain-containing protein, with translation MIVEAVGLTKSFGAVRVLDGVDLAVAEGSVLALLGPNGAGKTTAVRILTTLVRPDAGSVRVAGFDVVREPAAVRAVISLTGQQAAVDDDQTGWENLVMAGRLRHLGRAAARRRADDLLERFDLVDARDRRTRTWSGGMRRRLDLAMSLVSAPRVIFLDEPTTGLDPAGRVTVWDAVAELVRGGTTILLTTQYLEEADRLADRVVLLHGGRVAASGTPEALKAAVGGDRLDLAFDDPLALARAADLLPGGIAEQERLRLGVPSDGTAAHLHRVLDDLRAAGVPVRRVTSRRPTLDDVFLAVTAAGAPAGVAA, from the coding sequence ATGATCGTCGAAGCGGTGGGGCTGACGAAGTCCTTCGGAGCGGTGCGGGTGCTCGACGGCGTCGACCTGGCGGTGGCGGAGGGCTCGGTCCTCGCGCTGCTCGGGCCGAACGGCGCCGGCAAGACGACGGCGGTGCGCATCCTGACCACGCTGGTGCGGCCCGACGCGGGGAGCGTGCGGGTCGCCGGGTTCGACGTGGTCCGCGAGCCGGCCGCGGTGCGTGCGGTGATCAGCCTGACCGGCCAGCAGGCGGCGGTCGACGACGACCAGACCGGGTGGGAGAACCTCGTGATGGCCGGGCGGCTCCGGCACCTGGGCCGGGCGGCGGCGCGGCGCCGGGCCGACGACCTGCTGGAGCGCTTCGACCTCGTCGACGCGCGGGACCGCCGCACGCGCACCTGGTCGGGCGGGATGCGCCGGCGCCTGGACCTCGCGATGAGCCTGGTGTCCGCGCCGCGGGTGATCTTCCTCGACGAGCCGACGACCGGGCTCGACCCGGCCGGCCGCGTGACGGTGTGGGACGCGGTCGCCGAGCTCGTGCGCGGCGGCACGACCATCCTGCTGACCACGCAGTACCTGGAGGAGGCCGACCGGCTCGCCGACCGCGTCGTGCTGCTGCACGGCGGGCGCGTGGCCGCCTCCGGCACGCCGGAGGCGCTCAAGGCCGCGGTCGGCGGCGACCGGCTCGACCTCGCCTTCGACGACCCGCTCGCGCTCGCCCGCGCCGCCGACCTGCTCCCCGGGGGAATCGCCGAGCAGGAGCGGCTGCGGCTCGGCGTGCCGTCCGACGGCACCGCCGCCCACCTGCACCGCGTGCTCGACGACCTGCGGGCGGCCGGGGTGCCGGTGCGCCGCGTGACCTCGCGCCGACCCACGCTCGACGACGTGTTCCTGGCCGTCACCGCGGCCGGCGCCCCGGCGGGGGTGGCGGCGTGA
- a CDS encoding TetR/AcrR family transcriptional regulator, with amino-acid sequence MDGSGLARDVDLLWGLREAPRRGPRPALSVDDVVRAAVEVADADGLAAVSMARVAEQLGNSTMALYRHVRSKDELLALMADTAVGRPPAAPADLGWREGLALWARALLDAVGRHPWYAQLTISGPPVGPGNLAWLDAALAALAGTGLDEGEKLGIVMGVLTYTHGQIRLGLDLTAGHAQDPSAFGREYGAQLARVVDAGRLPALHRAVEAGVFAGGPPDLEFADDLRADFEFGLDLLLDGAAAHIARRAAGQASKDAR; translated from the coding sequence GTGGACGGATCGGGGCTGGCGCGCGACGTCGACCTGCTCTGGGGGCTGCGCGAGGCGCCCCGCCGGGGTCCGCGGCCGGCGCTGTCGGTCGACGACGTCGTGCGCGCCGCCGTCGAGGTGGCCGACGCCGACGGGCTCGCCGCCGTGTCGATGGCGCGCGTCGCCGAGCAGCTCGGCAACTCCACGATGGCGCTCTACCGGCACGTGCGCAGCAAGGACGAGCTGCTGGCGCTGATGGCCGACACCGCCGTCGGCCGCCCGCCCGCGGCGCCCGCGGACCTCGGCTGGCGCGAGGGCCTGGCGCTCTGGGCCCGGGCGCTGCTGGACGCCGTCGGCCGCCATCCCTGGTACGCGCAGCTGACGATCTCCGGACCGCCCGTCGGGCCCGGCAACCTGGCCTGGCTCGACGCCGCGCTCGCCGCGCTCGCGGGCACCGGGCTCGACGAGGGCGAGAAGCTCGGGATCGTGATGGGCGTGCTCACCTACACCCACGGGCAGATCCGGCTGGGCCTCGACCTGACCGCCGGGCACGCGCAGGACCCGTCGGCGTTCGGGCGGGAGTACGGCGCTCAGCTGGCCCGGGTCGTCGACGCCGGCCGGCTCCCGGCGCTGCACCGCGCCGTCGAGGCGGGCGTGTTCGCCGGCGGACCGCCCGACCTGGAGTTCGCCGACGACCTGCGCGCCGACTTCGAGTTCGGGCTCGACCTGCTGCTCGACGGCGCCGCCGCGCACATCGCGCGGCGGGCGGCGGGTCAGGCGTCGAAGGACGCGAGGTAG
- a CDS encoding NAD(P)-dependent oxidoreductase — MTKTPTVALLGTGIMGSGMALNLLAAELPLRVWNRTADKALALGEAGAAVAATPAEAVDGADVIVTMLGDGNHVREVMEQAQPSGGQVWAQMTTAGVDQTVLLAIASERGMSFVDAPVVGTRAPAEQGTLLVLAAGSPGVRDVVQPVFDAVGRETRWVADTAGGLAASRLKLVVNSWVLAITAATGEALALADGLGVDPQAFLDAVGGGPLDLPYLQAKAKAIRARDWTPSFSVANAAKDGDLISAAAEQAGVRLDLAPAAAARYHRTADAGHGEDDMAANYLASFDA, encoded by the coding sequence ATGACGAAGACCCCCACCGTCGCCCTGCTGGGCACCGGGATCATGGGCTCGGGCATGGCGCTCAACCTGCTCGCCGCCGAGCTCCCGCTGCGCGTCTGGAACCGCACCGCCGACAAGGCGCTCGCCCTCGGGGAGGCCGGCGCGGCCGTCGCGGCGACCCCGGCCGAGGCCGTCGACGGCGCCGACGTGATCGTCACGATGCTCGGCGACGGGAACCACGTGCGCGAGGTGATGGAGCAGGCGCAGCCCTCGGGCGGCCAGGTCTGGGCGCAGATGACGACCGCGGGCGTCGACCAGACCGTGCTGCTGGCGATCGCGTCCGAGCGCGGGATGTCGTTCGTCGACGCCCCGGTGGTCGGCACGCGCGCACCGGCCGAGCAGGGCACGCTGCTGGTGCTCGCCGCCGGGTCGCCCGGCGTCCGCGACGTCGTGCAGCCGGTGTTCGACGCCGTCGGCCGCGAGACGCGCTGGGTGGCCGACACCGCGGGAGGGCTGGCGGCGAGCCGGCTCAAGCTCGTCGTCAACAGCTGGGTGCTGGCGATCACCGCGGCCACCGGGGAGGCGCTGGCGCTGGCGGACGGGCTGGGCGTCGACCCGCAGGCGTTCCTCGACGCCGTCGGCGGCGGGCCGCTCGACCTGCCCTACCTGCAGGCCAAGGCGAAGGCGATCCGGGCGCGCGACTGGACGCCGAGCTTCTCGGTGGCCAACGCCGCCAAGGACGGCGACCTCATCTCCGCCGCCGCGGAGCAGGCCGGGGTCCGCCTCGACCTCGCGCCCGCGGCCGCCGCCCGCTACCACCGCACCGCCGACGCCGGGCACGGCGAGGACGACATGGCGGCGAACTACCTCGCGTCCTTCGACGCCTGA
- a CDS encoding metallophosphoesterase — translation MGFVPFVLVFVALLHLYVYRRAVRALTTSRRLRRAGAAVITLLGLTVAAALLTRGALAPDTARPLHYVGFFWLALLVYLATVLVLGEVVRLAVRFLRGRPSEDRRRFLSRVVAGTAAVTAVGTVAYGAVVARQPRVERREVLLDRLDPAFDGFTIAAVSDIHLGPLVDGADVAGFVAMINGTAPDVVAVVGDLVDGSVAELGGYAAPLADIAAPTYFVTGNHEYYSGVTQWVEFLPTLGIRVLRNEREEIRRGDAVLHLAGCDDRTAAASGVPGHGFDLDAALAGRDPAQPVVLLCHQPVMVDRAVRAGVDLQISGHTHGGQLWPLTQVALVDQPVLAGLVRVGPTWLYVTRGTGFWGPPVRVGSPPEITLLTLRSR, via the coding sequence GTGGGCTTCGTTCCGTTCGTGCTGGTGTTCGTCGCCCTGCTGCACCTCTACGTCTACCGCCGGGCCGTCCGCGCGCTGACGACGAGCCGCCGCCTGCGGCGCGCCGGAGCCGCCGTGATCACGCTGCTCGGCCTCACCGTCGCCGCCGCCCTGCTCACCCGCGGCGCGCTCGCGCCCGACACCGCGCGCCCGCTGCACTACGTCGGGTTCTTCTGGCTGGCACTGCTCGTCTACCTGGCCACCGTGCTCGTGCTCGGCGAGGTGGTGCGGCTCGCGGTGCGGTTCCTGCGGGGGCGGCCGTCGGAGGACCGGCGGCGGTTCCTGTCGCGGGTGGTCGCCGGCACCGCGGCGGTCACGGCCGTCGGCACCGTCGCCTACGGCGCGGTCGTCGCCCGGCAGCCCCGGGTGGAGCGCCGGGAGGTGCTGCTCGACCGCCTCGACCCCGCGTTCGACGGCTTCACGATCGCCGCCGTCTCCGACATCCACCTGGGCCCGCTCGTCGACGGTGCCGACGTCGCCGGGTTCGTCGCGATGATCAACGGGACGGCGCCGGACGTCGTCGCGGTGGTCGGCGACCTCGTCGACGGCAGCGTCGCCGAGCTCGGGGGCTACGCCGCGCCGCTGGCCGACATCGCCGCGCCGACGTACTTCGTCACCGGCAACCACGAGTACTACTCCGGCGTCACGCAGTGGGTGGAGTTCCTGCCGACGCTGGGGATCCGCGTGCTGCGCAACGAGCGCGAGGAGATCCGACGGGGCGACGCCGTGCTGCACCTCGCCGGCTGCGACGACCGCACCGCCGCGGCGTCGGGCGTCCCCGGACACGGCTTCGACCTCGACGCCGCGCTCGCCGGCCGCGACCCCGCGCAGCCGGTGGTGCTGCTGTGCCACCAGCCGGTGATGGTCGACCGGGCCGTGCGCGCCGGCGTCGACCTGCAGATCTCCGGGCACACGCACGGCGGGCAGCTGTGGCCGCTCACGCAGGTCGCGCTCGTCGACCAGCCGGTGCTGGCCGGGCTCGTCCGCGTCGGCCCGACCTGGCTCTACGTCACGCGCGGCACGGGGTTCTGGGGTCCGCCGGTGCGCGTCGGGTCGCCGCCGGAGATCACCCTGCTGACGCTGCGGTCACGCTGA
- a CDS encoding helix-turn-helix domain-containing protein, giving the protein MTDDDVLSEVGPRLRRLRRQRGVTLASLAELTGISVSTLSRLESGGRRPSLELLLPIARAHRVPLDELVGAPPVEDPRVRLPTFERGGLVFQPLTLQTGPLQAYRMTIPADSPRSEPSPQTHEGYEWLYVLSGRLRVVLAEHDFVMRAGEAAEFDTRLPHWFGRADDRPVEMLSLFGKQGEKMHVRAAPKGRSA; this is encoded by the coding sequence ATGACCGACGACGACGTGCTCTCCGAGGTGGGCCCCCGGTTGCGACGGCTGCGCCGCCAGCGGGGCGTCACGCTCGCGTCCCTGGCCGAGCTCACCGGCATCTCGGTGAGCACCCTGTCGCGGCTGGAGTCCGGCGGCCGCCGGCCCAGTCTGGAGCTGCTCCTGCCGATCGCGCGGGCGCACCGCGTGCCGCTCGACGAGCTCGTCGGGGCACCGCCGGTGGAGGACCCGCGGGTGCGGCTGCCGACGTTCGAGCGCGGCGGGCTGGTGTTCCAGCCGCTGACGCTGCAGACCGGGCCGCTGCAGGCCTACCGCATGACGATCCCGGCCGACTCGCCGCGCTCGGAGCCGTCGCCGCAGACCCACGAGGGCTACGAGTGGCTCTACGTCCTGTCCGGGCGGCTGCGCGTGGTGCTCGCCGAGCACGACTTCGTGATGCGCGCCGGGGAGGCCGCGGAGTTCGACACGCGGCTGCCGCACTGGTTCGGCCGCGCCGACGACCGCCCCGTCGAGATGCTCAGCCTGTTCGGCAAGCAGGGGGAGAAGATGCACGTGCGGGCGGCGCCGAAGGGGCGGTCAGCGTGA
- a CDS encoding NAD(P)/FAD-dependent oxidoreductase, with translation MTDYDVLVVGGGAAGLGAALTLGRARRKVLVVDAGQPRNAPAEGVHGFFTRDGTPPGELVALGRAEVRGYGVEVVDGRVHSIAPGFTASLADGSTARARAVLVTTGLVDELPEIDGLRERWGRDVLHCPYCHGYEVRDRALGVVATGPMALHQALLIRQWSADLTLFLNDTVEPTDDEWERLAARGISVVTGKVEQVVVTDDRLTGVRLADGTVIARDALFAAGFLRASSDVLASLGVETADVEIGGAVIGTRVVADGTGRTSVPGVWAAGNVADPMAQVVTAAAAGNWAGAQINADLVVQDTDAALRARTGARLEREVSEIVLGDRRHGLDPAARA, from the coding sequence ATGACGGACTACGACGTACTGGTGGTGGGCGGCGGCGCCGCGGGACTGGGCGCGGCCCTGACGCTGGGGCGGGCACGGCGGAAGGTGCTGGTGGTCGACGCCGGGCAGCCGCGCAACGCCCCGGCCGAGGGTGTGCACGGCTTCTTCACGCGCGACGGCACGCCGCCCGGCGAGCTCGTCGCACTCGGGCGGGCGGAGGTGCGGGGCTACGGCGTCGAGGTCGTCGACGGGCGGGTGCACTCGATCGCCCCCGGGTTCACGGCCTCGCTCGCCGACGGCTCGACCGCCCGGGCGCGCGCGGTGCTGGTGACGACCGGACTGGTCGACGAGCTCCCCGAGATCGACGGCCTGCGCGAGCGCTGGGGCCGCGACGTCCTGCACTGCCCCTACTGCCACGGCTACGAGGTGCGCGACCGCGCGCTCGGCGTCGTCGCGACGGGTCCGATGGCGCTGCACCAGGCGCTGCTGATCCGGCAGTGGTCGGCCGACCTCACGCTGTTCCTCAACGACACGGTCGAGCCGACCGACGACGAGTGGGAGCGCCTGGCCGCGCGCGGGATCTCGGTGGTGACCGGGAAGGTCGAGCAGGTGGTCGTCACCGACGACCGGCTCACCGGCGTGCGCCTCGCCGACGGCACCGTGATCGCCCGCGACGCCCTGTTCGCCGCCGGCTTCCTGCGCGCGTCGAGCGACGTCCTCGCCTCGCTGGGCGTGGAGACCGCCGACGTGGAGATCGGGGGCGCGGTGATCGGCACCCGCGTGGTCGCCGACGGGACCGGCCGCACCTCGGTGCCCGGCGTGTGGGCGGCGGGGAACGTCGCGGACCCGATGGCGCAGGTGGTCACGGCGGCGGCCGCGGGCAACTGGGCGGGCGCGCAGATCAACGCCGACCTCGTCGTGCAGGACACGGACGCGGCCCTGCGGGCCCGCACCGGGGCGCGGCTGGAGCGGGAGGTCAGCGAGATCGTGCTGGGCGACCGGCGGCACGGGCTCGACCCCGCCGCCCGGGCGTAG
- the bla gene encoding class A beta-lactamase, whose product MTTIGRRTLLVGLGAAVAGCAAPAPDPTPPPSPVGAGLEQIERRFGGRLGVFALDTGSGAVVSHRGDERFLLASTGKAFIAAAVLQRAAAEPALLDRVIQYDASALIANAPVAERNLATGMTVAALGEAAITHSDNTAANLLFDLLGGPAAVTGFVRGTGDATTRFDRLEPDLNVSTGPDDERDTSTPAAVVATLRAVTLGDGLDPAGRDRLTGWLLANTTGDATIRAGAPAGWRVGDKTGTGGQGERNDIAVLYPPDRAPILLAVYTAPADPEAEPSNETVAEATRAVVAALA is encoded by the coding sequence ATGACGACGATCGGACGACGCACCCTGCTCGTCGGGCTCGGGGCCGCAGTCGCGGGGTGTGCGGCTCCCGCCCCGGACCCGACGCCGCCGCCGAGCCCTGTCGGCGCCGGCCTCGAGCAGATCGAGCGGCGCTTCGGCGGCCGCCTCGGTGTCTTCGCGCTCGACACCGGCTCCGGGGCCGTCGTGTCCCACCGCGGCGACGAGCGCTTCCTGCTCGCGTCGACGGGCAAGGCGTTCATCGCGGCCGCGGTGCTGCAGCGGGCCGCCGCCGAGCCGGCGCTGCTCGACCGCGTCATCCAGTACGACGCGAGCGCGCTGATCGCGAACGCGCCCGTCGCGGAGCGGAACCTCGCCACCGGCATGACGGTCGCGGCCCTGGGCGAGGCGGCCATCACCCACAGCGACAACACGGCGGCGAACCTGCTGTTCGACCTGCTCGGGGGCCCGGCGGCGGTGACGGGGTTCGTCCGCGGCACCGGTGACGCCACCACCCGCTTCGACCGGCTCGAACCCGACCTCAACGTCTCCACCGGCCCCGACGACGAGCGCGACACGAGCACGCCGGCCGCGGTCGTCGCGACCCTGCGCGCGGTCACCCTCGGCGACGGCCTCGACCCCGCCGGGCGCGACCGCCTCACCGGCTGGCTCCTGGCGAACACCACCGGCGACGCGACGATCCGGGCCGGGGCGCCCGCGGGGTGGCGGGTCGGGGACAAGACCGGGACGGGCGGGCAGGGGGAGCGCAACGACATCGCCGTCCTCTACCCGCCCGACCGCGCCCCGATCCTGCTGGCCGTCTACACCGCGCCGGCCGATCCGGAGGCCGAGCCGTCGAACGAGACCGTGGCGGAGGCGACCCGCGCCGTCGTCGCGGCGCTGGCATGA